In Zea mays cultivar B73 chromosome 7, Zm-B73-REFERENCE-NAM-5.0, whole genome shotgun sequence, the following proteins share a genomic window:
- the LOC100280278 gene encoding Protein ALTERED PHOSPHATE STARVATION RESPONSE 1-like, with protein MGCCQSRLERLEAVSRCKARRRYTKHLVQARRDMAAAHALYLRALRATGASLLHFASAEADHPHPHSSAAHHEPPPSPPPPPPPPPFSPSTTARSWTTNSSSISASAILPPPPPPPLPPLPSSWDFWDPFAPSSSRSAADDADWDDAATTVVDAPIAAPPPVVTAAAAVAAPPSIVTATTTSTTPSELTVVAVPRGGAGKKDLAEIATELDEYFLKAADAGARVAALLEAPVCEPPEPTTNSSLPGKVLSYSKSLKPMGWAWGGGGYGKGNDGFTRFGRGDGGMPMGNGGGGGMLSHSSTVEKLYAWEKKLFLEVKSYEGYKQEHDKKVSLLRKQEVKGVDYLKMEKNKMEIESLESKMLVANQSIETTTSEIIRLRESELFPQLLELIAGLMSMWRGMYECHQVQTHIVQQLEYLNNARNTNPTSNVHRQAALQLEIEVDRWYSAFCSLVKSQRDYVYSLTGWLRLSLFCHHDPLTKAQNSDIYGLCEEWQLAIDRIPDKVASEGIKTLLTVIHAVVIQQAEEHKQKKRSESAFKEFEKKAEELRALESKYVGAEGYREMSRKSSVADKRAKVEALRSRADEEKIKYEKSIGVTRAMTLNNLQTGFPNVFQAMTGFASVCMEAFESVYNFKRSSDPKRLLT; from the exons ATGGGCTGCTGCCAGTCGCGGCTGGAGCGGCTGGAGGCGGTGTCGCGGTGCAAGGCTCGCCGGCGGTACACCAAGCACCTGGTGCAGGCTCGGCGGGACATGGCTGCGGCGCACGCGCTCTACCTGCGCGCGCTCCGGGCCACCGGCGCCTCGCTTCTACACTTCGCCAGCGCCGAGGCCGACCACCCGCACCCCCATTCCTCCGCGGCCCACCACGAGCCGCCGCCGTCcccaccgccgccgcctcccccgCCGCCGTTTAGCCCCTCCACGACAGCCAGGTCCTGGACGACCAATTCCTCCTCGATCTCCGCGTCCGCGATCTTGCCCCCTCCCCCGCCGCCGCCACTGCCGCCACTGCCGTCCAGCTGGGACTTCTGGGACCCCTTCGCgccctcctcctcccgctccgcTGCCGACGACGCCGACTGGGACGACGCCGCCACCACCGTCGTCGACGCACCcatcgccgcgccgccgcccgtgGTCACGGCCGCTGCGGCGGTGGCCGCGCCCCCTTCCATcgtcaccgccaccaccacctccaccactcccAGCGAGCTCACCGTCGTTGCGGTACCCCGCGGCGGCGCCGGGAAGAAGGACCTCGCGGAGATCGCCACCGAGCTTGATGAGTACTTCCTCAAGGCAGCCGACGCCGGCGCCCGCGTTGCTGCACTACTCGAGGCTCCCGTTTGCGAGCCCCCCGAGCCCACCACCAACAGCAGCCTACCAG GGAAGGTACTTAGTTACAGCAAGAGCTTGAAGCCCATGGGATGGGCATGGGGCGGCGGAGGGTATGGGAAAGGTAACGATGGGTTCACAAGGTTCGGGAGAGGAGACGGTGGAATGCCCATGGGCAATGGCGGAGGCGGTGGAATGCTCAGTCATTCATCCACCGTGGAGAAGCTCTACGCATGGGAGAAGAAGCTGTTTCttgaggtcaag AGTTACGAGGGGTATAAGCAGGAGCATGATAAGAAGGTCAGTCTGTTGAGGAAGCAAGAGGTGAAGGGTGTGGATTACTTGAAGATGGAGAAGAACAAGATGGAGATTGAGAGCCTGGAGTCCAAGATGCTGGTTGCCAACCAGTCCATCGAGACCACCACTTCTGAGATAATCAGGCTCAGAGAATCCGAGCTATTTCCCCAGCTTCTTGAGCTGATTGCTGG CTTGATGAGCATGTGGAGGGGTATGTACGAGTGCCATCAAGTTCAGACCCACATCGTGCAGCAGCTGGAGTACCTGAACAATGCTCGGAATACCAATCCGACTTCCAATGTCCACCGGCAAGCAGCTCTTCAGCTCGAGATAGAGGTTGACAGGTGGTATTCAGCCTTCTGTAGTCTGGTGAAATCCCAGAGAGACTACGTCTACTCATTGACCGGCTGGCTTCGTCTATCGCTGTTCTGCCACCACGACCCACTGACTAAAGCTCAGAACTCAGATATCTATGGCTTGTGTGAGGAATGGCAGCTAGCCATCGACAGAATCCCAGATAAGGTGGCCTCGGAAGGGATCAAGACTCTCCTGACAGTGATTCATGCTGTCGTCATTCAACAAGCTGAGGAGCATAAGCAGAAGAAGAGGTCGGAGTCTGCATTCAAAGAGTTTGAGAAGAAGGCAGAGGAGCTGAGAGCCCTGGAGTCAAAATATGTCGGCGCTGAAGGTTACAGAGAAATGTCACGAAAATCATCGGTAGCTGACAAGCGGGCGAAGGTTGAGGCTCTGAGGAGCCGTGCCGACGAGGAGAAGATCAAATACGAGAAGAGCATCGGGGTCACCAGAGCAATGACCCTGAATAACCTGCAGACTGGCTTCCCTAACGTTTTCCAGGCGATGACGGGCTTCGCCAGCGTGTGCATGGAGGCATTTGAGTCGGTGTACAACTTCAAGCGGAGCTCGGACCCGAAGAGGCTGCTGACCTGA